A genomic region of Oncorhynchus mykiss isolate Arlee chromosome 2, USDA_OmykA_1.1, whole genome shotgun sequence contains the following coding sequences:
- the uevld gene encoding ubiquitin-conjugating enzyme E2 variant 3 yields the protein MDLSPEAIQKILSRYKFRDVAIEELQKVHRIHPAMKPVAGTYTFSDGTQKDLLKLIGNIPVKYEGHSYNLPILLWLMDSFPFTPPICLLRPTTNMVIREGKHVDARGRIYLPSLHNWDHPKSSVVGLLAEMISQFEEEPPLGTKSTGDNRDPNVLLAFVSNLKINEGGVQHHDHLINKVTVIGGGDLGMASVMSILAKGKVDRLVFIDVAESSTKGGSMDLEIFNLPKVEVSKDLSASADSSVIVVTANAWSNEQSYVSVVQTNVDMYRGIIPGLVRLSPNTVLLIASQPVDIMAHVAWRQSGLPPSRVIGAGCNLDSERLCHVLDISLNTHKQAWVIGELSDNKVPVLSNILMGAGHQHPEIAPRSKATKPLLDRAFEMLKGRGQRSWSVGLSIADITHSILVDQRKTHSVSTLAQGWGGIGAEVFLSLPCVLGVSGSTRLAGVSLGQEEDARLRESVTSLCALISQLRI from the exons ATGGATCTCAGCCCCGAAGCAATACAGAAGATACTGTCAAGG TACAAGTTTCGTGATGTTGCTATTGAGGAGCTGCAGAAAGTTCACCGGATTCATCCCGCGATGAAACCAGTAGCTGGCACATACA CTTTCAGTGACGGCACCCAAAAAGATCTGCTGAAGTTGATTGGCAACATACCGGTGAAATATGAAG GCCATTCATACAACCTGCCCATCCTGCTGTGGCTGATGGACTCCTTCCCCTTCACCCCCCCTATCTGCTTGCTGAGGCCTACCACCAACATGGTCATCAGGGAGGGGAAGCACGTGGACGCCAGAGGACGCATCTACCTCCCAAGCCTCCACAATTGGGACCAT CCCAAGTCGTCTGTAGTAGGTCTCCTGGCTGAGATGATCTCCCAGTTTGAGGAGGAGCCTCCGCTGGGCACCAAGTCCACAGGAGACAACAGAGACCCCAATGTGCTGCTGGCCTTCgtttccaacctgaagatcaatgaAG GTGGAGTACAGCATCACGATCATTTAATCAACAAAGTCACAGTCATTGGGGGCGGAGACTTGGGAATGGCATCAGTGATGAGCATTTTGGCAAAA GGTAAAGTGGATAGACTAGTCTTCATTGACGTAGCTGAGAGCTCCACCAAAGGTGGTAGCATGGATCTAGAGATTTTCAACTTACCGAAGGTGGAGGTATCTAAAG ACCTGTCGGCGTCTGCCGACTCCAGTGTGATCGTGGTGACGGCGAACGCGTGGAGCAACGAGCAGTCGTACGTGAGCGTGGTCCAGACCAACGTGGACATGTACCGGGGCATTATCCCAGGCCTGGTCCGCCTTAGCCCCAACACTGTGCTGCTCATTGCCTCGCAGCCAG tggacatcatggcccATGTGGCGTGGAGACAGAGCGGCCTGCCACCATCCAGGGTGATCGGGGCGGGGTGTAACCTGGACTCTGAACGTCTCTGTCACGTCCTGGACATCAgtctcaacacacacaaacaggcctgGGTCATAGGAGAACTCTCAGACAACAAGG TCCCTGTGTTGAGTAACATTTTGATGGGGGCTGGCCACCAACATCCAGAGATCGCACCCAGATCCAAAGCTACCAAACCTCTGTTAGACAG GGCGTTTGAGATGCTGAAGGGCCGTGGCCAACGCTCCTGGTCCGTGGGTCTGTCTATCGCTGACATCACCCACAGTATCCTAGTGGACCAGAGGAAGACTCACTCTGTCTCCACACTGGCACAG ggctggGGCGGTATCGGTGCGGAGGTGTTCCTCAGCCTACCCTGTGTCCTGGGGGTGTCGGGTTCAACCCGTCTAGCCGGCGTGTCCCTGGGACAGGAAGAGGACGCCAGACTGAGGGAGAGCGTCACGTCGCTCTGTGCCCTCATCTCACAGCTCAGGATATGA